A region from the Thermodesulforhabdaceae bacterium genome encodes:
- a CDS encoding FadR/GntR family transcriptional regulator — protein sequence MTLPSIPLKPIKPRKISDQVCDQLMELIYRGYLKSGEKLMSERSLAEVLGVSRQTVREAINRLVAMGLLEHRQGQGTFVRHPARAERNPFLEALDIDNASLVEILEVRMGLECNAASLAALRADERDIEFLKESLEEMKKDVESGGLGHEADVSFHMAISYATKNPVQVRIMRSMYDILFFGIKQNLQGLYKNPKNIEIIISQHRAIFEAIQNRDPERAEEAMRQHITFVRDYFAKKPEIILSESGV from the coding sequence ATGACACTGCCATCAATACCTCTAAAGCCCATTAAACCCAGGAAAATTTCCGATCAGGTGTGTGACCAACTGATGGAGTTAATATATCGAGGTTATCTGAAGTCTGGTGAAAAGCTCATGTCTGAGCGGAGTCTGGCTGAGGTGCTGGGAGTAAGTCGTCAGACGGTAAGGGAAGCCATAAACAGGCTGGTCGCTATGGGGTTGCTTGAACACCGTCAGGGTCAGGGAACCTTCGTCCGTCACCCCGCTAGAGCGGAACGCAATCCTTTTCTTGAAGCTCTTGACATAGACAATGCGTCCCTTGTTGAGATTCTGGAGGTAAGGATGGGTCTTGAGTGTAATGCGGCATCTCTTGCGGCTTTGAGAGCTGATGAAAGGGATATTGAGTTCCTTAAAGAAAGTCTTGAAGAGATGAAAAAAGACGTGGAATCTGGCGGGTTGGGACATGAGGCAGATGTGTCTTTTCATATGGCCATTTCTTATGCAACCAAAAATCCAGTTCAGGTAAGAATCATGCGAAGTATGTATGATATTCTGTTTTTCGGCATTAAGCAGAATCTGCAGGGTCTTTACAAAAATCCAAAGAACATCGAAATAATAATATCCCAGCACAGAGCAATCTTTGAAGCTATTCAGAATAGAGATCCCGAACGAGCGGAAGAGGCTATGCGGCAACATATAACTTTTGTGAGGGACTACTTCGCAAAGAAACCGGAAATCATTTTGTCAGAATCAGGAGTATGA
- a CDS encoding (Fe-S)-binding protein has translation MASITRLITMLEGLEEDLIVCMRCGMCQSVCPLYKETRLETDVARGKLAIIDGLKKALFEKPDGVAERLHRCLLCGSCQAQCPSGVKSIEIFLKTRAIIEEYRGLSPLKRFILRKILSIPERFHRVLDIAAKCQKILFKEADPVVGTSCSRIPLPLIGKRHIKPLAPEPFHEKLPSFYRPASNGPTVAVFTGCLIDRVFPSVAESTIRILEKKGAGIYLPENQSCCGIPALSAGDRSTFDVLVMKNIGVFYGEKYDVLVTACATCTAVIKEIWPIMMEGETPALVDKVKSLSQKTMDLTEFLVKYGYIENSGKFHNRAKATYHDPCHLKKSLGIWKEPRKILDSLPNYDFVEMLDSDSCCGLGGSFGLEYGNLSEKIGLKKAQNVIDSGADVVATACPACMIQLSDMLSRIGNGKPVKHIIELYAESL, from the coding sequence ATGGCATCAATAACTAGATTGATTACCATGCTTGAAGGTCTTGAAGAAGATCTCATCGTCTGTATGCGCTGTGGTATGTGTCAATCTGTTTGTCCACTTTATAAAGAAACAAGACTGGAAACCGATGTAGCCCGCGGAAAACTGGCAATTATTGATGGGTTAAAAAAGGCGCTGTTTGAAAAGCCCGATGGAGTAGCCGAAAGGTTACATAGATGCTTGCTTTGCGGATCCTGTCAGGCTCAGTGCCCCAGTGGTGTAAAATCCATAGAAATCTTTCTGAAGACAAGAGCAATCATTGAAGAATACAGGGGACTTTCGCCCCTGAAGCGATTTATTCTCAGAAAGATTCTTTCAATACCGGAACGGTTTCACAGGGTTCTAGATATTGCAGCTAAGTGTCAGAAAATCCTGTTTAAAGAAGCGGATCCCGTCGTGGGAACATCCTGTTCCAGAATTCCTCTACCCCTAATCGGAAAAAGACATATAAAACCGCTTGCTCCTGAACCCTTTCATGAAAAGCTACCTTCATTTTATCGCCCGGCGTCAAATGGCCCTACGGTAGCGGTATTTACCGGATGTCTTATCGACAGAGTTTTTCCCTCTGTTGCGGAATCCACAATCAGAATCCTGGAAAAAAAAGGTGCAGGAATATACCTTCCCGAAAATCAGTCATGCTGTGGTATCCCTGCTCTTTCAGCAGGAGATAGATCTACCTTTGATGTTCTCGTCATGAAAAATATCGGAGTTTTCTATGGCGAGAAGTATGATGTGCTCGTTACTGCTTGTGCCACATGCACGGCTGTGATAAAAGAAATATGGCCAATTATGATGGAAGGAGAAACCCCTGCCTTGGTCGACAAAGTAAAAAGTTTATCTCAAAAGACGATGGATTTAACAGAATTTCTTGTTAAATACGGCTACATAGAAAACTCTGGAAAATTTCATAACCGGGCAAAGGCGACTTACCATGATCCCTGCCATTTGAAGAAATCTCTTGGCATATGGAAAGAGCCCAGAAAAATCCTTGATTCTTTGCCGAATTACGATTTTGTTGAGATGCTGGATTCTGATTCGTGTTGTGGGCTTGGTGGAAGTTTCGGTCTTGAGTATGGTAATCTATCTGAGAAAATAGGATTAAAGAAGGCACAGAACGTTATCGATTCCGGTGCAGATGTAGTTGCAACTGCATGTCCTGCCTGTATGATTCAGTTGTCTGATATGCTTTCTAGAATTGGGAACGGCAAACCAGTAAAACACATAATTGAACTTTATGCGGAGAGCCTATGA
- a CDS encoding FAD-linked oxidase C-terminal domain-containing protein: protein MSEKALIKDLKTMLGNDRVLTAPEDKVAYSYDAAVVEQVIPVAVVQPESEEEMGMVVSYCHRNSIPLTVRGAGTNLSGGTVPHEKGIVLLTGRLNKIIELNTEDMYAVVQPGVITAHLAKAVEKQGLFYPPDPGSQAVSTLGGNVAENAGGIRGLKYGVTKDYVLGLEFFSAEGNLIKTGSKTVKCVSGYNLAGLLVGSEGTLGVISRITLKLIPQPPARKSMMALFADIRSASQTVAAIIAEKVIPATLEFMDKFTIDAVERFSRAGLPTDVEAMLLIEVDGHPAQVEDEAGKVEKICRECGFIKIRVAESEEERNKVWEARRSALSALAKLRPTVVLEDATVPRSKIPNMVQAIQKIAEEYDVKIGTFGHAGDGNLHPTILTDKRNHEEWKRVEKAVEAIFDAALKLGGTLSGEHGIGIAKAPFLSKEIGRDSISYSMRIKRALDSRNILNPGKILWLNGSYRE from the coding sequence ATGTCCGAAAAGGCTTTAATCAAAGATCTGAAGACAATGTTAGGAAACGACAGAGTTCTCACCGCCCCAGAAGATAAGGTAGCCTACTCCTATGATGCAGCAGTTGTTGAACAGGTCATACCAGTTGCAGTGGTTCAGCCCGAAAGCGAAGAAGAAATGGGCATGGTAGTTTCCTACTGTCACCGAAACAGTATTCCCCTCACAGTCCGCGGCGCAGGAACAAACCTGAGTGGCGGAACCGTGCCCCATGAGAAGGGAATCGTCCTCCTTACCGGAAGGCTCAACAAAATTATCGAACTCAACACCGAAGACATGTATGCGGTGGTTCAGCCCGGAGTAATAACAGCTCATCTGGCTAAAGCCGTCGAAAAACAGGGTCTTTTTTACCCTCCTGACCCGGGAAGTCAGGCTGTATCAACCCTGGGAGGAAATGTAGCTGAAAATGCAGGAGGTATTCGGGGACTTAAATACGGAGTTACAAAAGATTACGTCCTGGGACTTGAATTCTTCAGCGCTGAAGGGAATTTAATCAAAACAGGGTCAAAAACGGTAAAATGCGTATCAGGTTATAATCTTGCGGGTTTGCTCGTCGGATCGGAGGGCACTCTGGGGGTTATATCGCGAATAACCCTCAAGCTCATACCTCAGCCCCCCGCCAGAAAGTCCATGATGGCACTATTTGCCGATATTCGTTCAGCATCCCAGACCGTTGCCGCCATCATAGCGGAAAAAGTAATTCCAGCAACTCTGGAGTTTATGGATAAATTTACCATTGATGCAGTGGAAAGGTTCAGCAGAGCAGGACTTCCAACTGATGTTGAAGCTATGCTTCTAATTGAAGTTGACGGCCATCCTGCCCAGGTTGAGGACGAAGCCGGGAAAGTTGAAAAAATTTGTCGGGAGTGTGGATTTATTAAAATTCGTGTAGCGGAAAGCGAAGAAGAAAGAAACAAAGTCTGGGAAGCTCGTCGCAGTGCTCTCTCCGCACTGGCTAAACTCAGACCCACGGTGGTTCTCGAAGATGCAACGGTGCCCAGAAGCAAAATCCCCAACATGGTGCAGGCTATACAAAAAATAGCAGAGGAATATGATGTTAAAATCGGCACATTCGGTCATGCAGGAGATGGTAATTTACATCCAACAATTCTCACGGACAAACGCAACCATGAGGAATGGAAAAGGGTCGAAAAAGCCGTGGAAGCTATTTTTGATGCAGCGCTAAAACTTGGTGGGACTCTTTCTGGAGAGCATGGAATTGGCATAGCTAAGGCGCCGTTTCTATCAAAGGAGATAGGAAGGGACTCTATCTCTTACAGCATGCGTATAAAAAGGGCTCTGGATTCCCGCAATATACTTAATCCCGGAAAAATTTTATGGCTTAACGGTTCATATAGGGAGTAG
- the dctP gene encoding TRAP transporter substrate-binding protein DctP, with translation MRKVLSLTTFIALVFLFGLNPSMAEKAEKREKFGVDKRHEIAKKVEFQPSTQKFKWKMVMPWAKGLLFYDIAVHFCDSVRLASGGRLDIRPYSEGELVPAMQTFDAVVQGTAEVGHDWPGYWKGKNEAFVAFGSVPFGLDGEGYNIWLYEKGGLEMMQELYGRYGLHALPCGQLGQEMGLFSNKRAEKMEDFKGLRVRTVGWYMDILNMLGASVSPLPGGEIYLALERGVIDAAEFSSPAINYPMGFDEITKYAIQPGVHQPGIQCAVFFNKKAWDSLPEDLKWIVDIAAKETQLWAYNWINSLNAEAIRRFKEKKIEIVKMNKEALISFRKTTKEYLDSLKEKHPDVKKVLESQEAFIKEFADWRDARSGATPWPYDIYISGRTTE, from the coding sequence ATGAGAAAAGTTTTATCCCTGACCACATTTATAGCCCTTGTTTTCCTTTTTGGTTTGAATCCTTCAATGGCGGAAAAGGCGGAAAAAAGAGAAAAATTCGGTGTCGATAAGCGTCACGAAATAGCAAAAAAAGTTGAATTTCAGCCTTCTACTCAAAAGTTTAAATGGAAAATGGTTATGCCATGGGCCAAAGGGCTTCTCTTTTACGACATCGCTGTTCATTTTTGTGATAGCGTGAGACTTGCATCAGGAGGTCGTCTGGACATAAGACCCTACTCTGAGGGTGAACTTGTGCCGGCTATGCAAACCTTTGATGCCGTTGTTCAGGGCACAGCCGAAGTGGGACATGACTGGCCCGGCTACTGGAAGGGTAAAAATGAAGCTTTCGTTGCCTTCGGCTCCGTGCCTTTCGGCCTTGATGGAGAAGGCTACAATATATGGCTCTATGAAAAGGGTGGTCTTGAGATGATGCAAGAACTCTACGGTCGCTACGGACTGCATGCGCTTCCCTGCGGACAGCTGGGACAGGAAATGGGTCTCTTTTCAAATAAAAGAGCCGAAAAAATGGAAGATTTCAAAGGGCTTAGAGTCAGAACTGTCGGGTGGTATATGGACATTCTCAACATGCTTGGAGCGTCGGTCAGTCCTCTTCCCGGAGGCGAAATCTATCTTGCTCTGGAACGAGGTGTAATTGATGCGGCTGAGTTTTCCTCCCCGGCGATCAATTATCCTATGGGGTTTGATGAAATCACAAAATATGCAATCCAGCCCGGTGTGCATCAACCGGGGATTCAGTGTGCTGTCTTCTTCAATAAGAAAGCGTGGGACAGCTTGCCTGAAGATCTTAAATGGATCGTTGATATTGCTGCCAAAGAGACTCAGCTCTGGGCTTATAACTGGATAAACAGCCTTAACGCAGAAGCAATTAGAAGATTTAAAGAAAAGAAAATCGAAATTGTGAAAATGAACAAAGAAGCTCTCATATCCTTCAGAAAAACCACCAAAGAGTATCTCGACTCGCTCAAAGAAAAACATCCGGATGTGAAGAAAGTTCTTGAAAGCCAGGAAGCTTTTATAAAGGAATTTGCCGATTGGCGCGATGCCAGAAGCGGTGCTACTCCCTGGCCCTACGATATTTACATATCGGGACGCACAACCGAATAA
- a CDS encoding TRAP transporter small permease subunit: MEKGKDLSGKVLNCFIWTGEVSSLLIIPLVLVVVQEVIRRYVFNAPSIWGFELTTFLYGIHYMLGLGYTEHYEGHVKVDIVTSRFSKKTKALMEILTYGLMFIPLMTLLMVWSFKFAYVSTIQNELNSTSWAPPIYPIKGLMALGFFFLWFRGVLRLIEKVQEYRKLSRR, translated from the coding sequence ATGGAAAAGGGTAAGGATTTGTCAGGAAAAGTCCTGAACTGTTTTATCTGGACGGGAGAAGTTTCTTCGCTCCTTATCATCCCCCTGGTTCTGGTTGTCGTTCAGGAAGTTATAAGAAGATATGTTTTTAACGCTCCCAGCATCTGGGGATTTGAACTGACAACCTTTTTATACGGAATCCACTATATGCTGGGACTTGGCTATACGGAGCATTACGAAGGCCACGTGAAAGTTGATATAGTCACTTCCAGATTTTCCAAAAAGACTAAAGCTCTTATGGAAATTCTTACCTACGGTCTAATGTTTATCCCGCTAATGACTCTTTTAATGGTTTGGTCTTTTAAGTTTGCTTATGTTTCAACAATCCAGAACGAACTCAACTCAACAAGCTGGGCTCCGCCCATCTACCCCATAAAAGGACTTATGGCTCTTGGTTTCTTTTTCCTGTGGTTTCGAGGTGTTTTAAGGCTTATTGAGAAAGTTCAAGAATACCGAAAATTATCCAGGAGATAG